In Lentibacillus sp. JNUCC-1, the genomic window ATTTATATATAAAATCCGCACTTGAACCTGTCGACCCGGATACTGAAGAAAACATCGATGTAAATATTCCGCTCGGCTCGTCAACCTCATCAATTGCTAAAATCCTGGAAGAACACAATATTATTAAAGATGCACGAGTGTTTCGTTTTTACACCAAATTCAAGAATAAATCCGATTTCCAGGCTGGCGATTATGTGTTTAGTGCTTCCATGACGATTGATGAAATTATTGATTCGCTTCAGGAAGGCATCATTCTGGCCCCGCCTATTTACAAAGTAACAATTCCTGAAGGGAAAACGGTTGAGGAAATTGCTCAAATTTACTCTGAAAAACTGCCATTCACAAAAGAAGCGTTTGTTGATAAGGCAAACGACAATAAATATGTGAAACAGTTGATTAAGCAGTACCCTGGTATCTTGTCTGATACAGTCCTTGATGAACAAATCAAATCCCCATTAGAGGGTTATTTGTTTGCTGCAACTTACAGTTTTTACGAAGAAAACCCGACGGTAGATTCCACCATTCAAAAGATGCTTGAAAAAACCCGCTCTGTGGCTGGACAATACTTTGATGATATGACCAAAAATGAGTTTTCGGTTCATGAAGCGTTGACACTAGCTTCAATTGTAGAGAAGGAATCAAAGAACGAAGAACAAAGGAAAATGATTTCAGGGATATTCCATAACCGCCTTGAAAAAGGAATGCCTCTTCAAACAGACCCTACTGTGCTGTATGCGCTTGGGGAACATAAAGCAAAAGTAAATTATAAGGATCTTGAAAAGGAATCTCCTTATAATACGTACCAGATTGAAACATTGCCGATCGGGCCCATATCGAACTTTTCCAAGAGTTCGCTTGAGGCTGCCCTTAAACCCGAAGAATCGGATTACGAATATTTCCTTCATGATCAAGAAGGGAACATCCATTATGCTGAAGAGCTTGAGGAGCATAACAAGAACAAAAGTAAATATATAGACTAAGCAGTTTTCCAAGGTGTGCGCAAAAAAACATAACAGGCAAAAAAGGAAACGGTCAGACTGTTTCCCATTTTTGCCATGCTTAACTGGATAGGGTGTTAATCATGAGTGAAGAACTTAAACAATATTTGTGTCAGTTTAGGAGTACTGACCCGAAATGGATGCAGGATCTTCAAGAACAAGCGAAAAATCAGCGTGTCCCCATAATGGAAAAAGACAGTCTGACATTTATGCTGCATTTACTCCGCATTCATAAACCAAAACGGATACTTGAAATCGGTACAGCAATCGGGTATTCTGCTCTCTGTATGGCTGACACCTGCCCTCAGGCTGAGATTGTAACGATTGAAAAAGACAGCCAAAGATACAAAGAAGCGGTGTTAAATATCCAGAAGTTAAGCATGTCGGACAAAATTGAGATTGTATATGGAGATGCTCGCGAAGTATTACCAGGGTTATCAGATACGGCACCTTTTGACTTTGTTTTTATTGATGCTGCCAAAGGACAGTATCAAAACTATTTTGGTCAAGCTGTCCGTTTATTGACACAAACAGGTGTAATCGTATCTGATAATGTCTTGTTCAGAGGATTTGTGTACGGAAAAGTGGATATTCCAACACGTTATCAATCAATGGTCACGAAGATCAGGCATTACAATGAATGGCTCATGCAACACCCCGATTTCCATACAACCATCGTCCCGCTCGGTGATGGCTTGGCCATAAGCAGCAAAAAGAAATAAGGAGCACATAATATGACAAACAAACCAGTTGTAATAGGGGTCGCAGGAGGCAGCGGCAGCGGCAAGACTTCTGTTACCAAATCCATCTGTCGCCGGTTTTCAGATACTACGATTCTTGTAATTGAGCAGGATTATTATTATAAAGATCAGAGTCATCTGCCGTATGAAGAAAGGCTACAGACAAATTATGACCATCCTTTGGCATTTGATAACGATCTGCTTATTGATCATATGTTTAAGCTTTTAAACCATGACCCGATTGAGAAACCTGTCTATGATTATAAGCGTCATACAAGATCAGAAGATGTGATTCATGTAGAACCGAAAGAAGTTATTATTTTGGAAGGCATTCTGATACTTGAAGATCCGCGGCTTCTTGACTTGATGGATATCAAAGTATATGTTGATACAGATCCAGATATCCGTATTATTCGCAGGCTGATGCGCGATATTAAAGAGCGTGGCAGAACGCTTGACTCAGTTATTGATCAGTATGTCAACAATGTCAGACCCAGTCATTTGCAGTTTGTGGAACCGACAAAACGCTATGCTGATATTATTATTCCTGAGGGCGGACAGAACCATGTGGCGATTGATATCATGGCCACTAAAATTCAGCATATATTATCCGCTAAATAAAAATGAAAGTTCATTAAAGAATTGAAGATTTTAATAAAATCTGAGATAGTAGTCATAATTCCTTTCTTAAAGGATACATTTTATGACAACCAATTGTTTACCGATAGATAAAAAGGAGTGTTAAGAATGGCTGCAGAAAAAAGCTATTATATGACTAAAGAGGGAAAAGAGAAACTCGAACAGGAATTACATTATATGAAGACGGATAAAAGACAAGAAGTGGTTGAGCGGATTAAAGTTGCACGAGACTTCGGTGATTTGTCCGAGAACTCAGAGTATGATTCAGCCAAAGAGGAGCAGGCTTTTGTCGAATCAAGAATAGCACAACTGGAAAACATGATTCGTCACGCAGTCATTATTGAAAATGATGAAGCCAATTCTGATGTGGTGGCACTCGGTAAAACGGTTACTTTCCAGGAACTCCCTGATGGAGATGAAGAAACCTATACGATTGTTGGTAGTGCTGAAGCTGATCCATTTGAAGGTAAAATTTCAAATGATTCACCAATGGCCAAGAGTCTTTTGGGTCACGAAATAGGAAGTGAGGTCACTGCTGTTACACCAGGCGGGGATATTCACGTAAAGATTATCAAAGTAGATTAAGGTTTAACTTAGCGGACACATCTCTGTTTATACAGTGGTGTTCCGCTTTTTAACATCGAATACTTGACTCAGAGGTGGATGGAAATGAGTGATTTTAATGAGCAGTCACGGATCAACCGGCATGAAAAAAGGCGGAAGAACACAAAATTAATTTCAATTCTACTCATTGCAGGAACGATTTTGGTTATCGTTTTAATTGGTTTTGCGCTCTTTGGAGACGGCGGAGCTGAAGAGAATGACAGTCCAGATAACGATAAGCAAGCAACTGAAAATAACACACAAGATAAAAATGCAGAAGCGGACGAGCATACAAATCAGTCAAACGACACCTCTCAAAATGATGAGGAGCAATCTGAGGATGGTTCAAATCAACAGAATGATCAAGAAAACAGCGAAACAAATGACGACCACGAAAAAGCTGAACAACTTGAATCTGATGATGACAATGTGATAGAAGCCTTCACAAGACATTGGGAACCTATTGGTACAGAGCAATCAGGTCCGCACACTGTAACATACAGTGATGGCTCACAAGACCGGATTGAAATGGAAAAAGCCATGCGCCTTGCAGCAAATGTCGATGAAGAAGATGTTCTTTATTTATGGCTTGAAAACAACGGAGACCAAAAGGTGCGTGCCACTTTCTCAAACCGTGAACAAAACCAGCATTACCGTGTTTACTTAACCTGGGTGGATCAGGAGGGGTGGAAGCCTACACGGGTTGAAATTCTTAAAGAAAATGACCAAAAATATCGTTTTCAAAATTAGCAGCTTGGGAGTGTAACATATGACGATTGGCATTATTGGTGCAATGGATGAAGAAATTGCTCTCATAAAACAAGAAATGACACAATTGAAGGAGACTGTTGTTGCCAACACCTTGTTTGTTGAAGGCATGCTAAAGGGGAAAAGAGTAGTCCTGTTAAAATCGGGTATCGGAAAAGTAAATGCAGCAATGGCAACTACAATTATGCATGAACAATACAGGCCTGCTTGTGTAATAAATACTGGCTCTGCAGGTGGTGTCGCTTCTAATCTAGAAGTTGGGGATATCGTCATCTCCACCTCTGTCATCCACCACGATGTAGATGCTACAGCTTTTAACTATGTATATGGACAAGTACCGCAAATGCCCTTTAAGTTTCATACTGACAATGAATTAGCGGCACTGACAAGAGCAGCCGCCAATTCATTTAACATCCGCACTGGTGAAGGTGTCATTGCAACGGGGGATTCATTCATATCAGATCCGGTCAGAGTCAGAGAAATACAGAATCGCCATTCAGATGTTCTGGCAGTAGAAATGGAAGCAGCTGCGATTGCCCAGGTCTGCTATCAGTATGATGTGCCTTTTATTGTGATCAGGGCTTTATCCGACATCGCCGGCAAAGAATCTCCTGTTTCGTTTGACACATTTTTGGAAACTGCTGCTCAAAATGCGAGTGCGTTAATCTTTGAAACTGTTCCGCATATTGAATAGCAAAACAGTCATAGGGAATATCAGAGTCATAAGCAGTGAAAATGGAGCTGTTTCGATTCTGTTATTCTCTTTTTTGTCTTTCATCACGATAATACTCATGAAATACTTTCATCAGTGCTCGCTTTTCAATTCTGGATACGTAACTTCTTGATATATCCAATTTCGCTGCGATTTCTTTCTGAGTCATTTCTTTTTGTCCGTTTAGCCCGTAGCGATAGATGATCACCTCACGTTCTCGTTGGTCCAGTATAGATAAATATTCTTGCATCTTTTCAATTTCCATATTTAACTGAATGTATTCAATAATATCCTGGTTTTCCGCCTCCAGAATATCAATAAGACTGATCTCATTCCCTTCTTTGTCCTCACCGATGGGATCGTGCAGAGAAATGTCTTTTTTCACTTTTCGTAGTGCTCTCAGGTGCATAAGAATCTCATTTTCTATGCATCTGGCAGCATATGTGGCGAGCTTTGTTCCCTTGTCTGGGGAATAGCTCTCAACCCCTTTTATTAACCCGATTGTCCCGATTGAAATTAAGTCCTCGGTATCTTCACCAGTGTTATCAAATTTCTTAACAATATGAGCGACCAGACGTAAATTGTGTTCGATAAGTTTATTGCGTGCATCATGATCGCCTGCTTGCATTTTTTTAATGCAGTCAGCTTCTTCTTCAGGGGGCAGAGGTTGAGGGAAAACATGATTTTTAACATAAGAAACAAAAAACATCGTTTCTTTAATAATCATTGCCAGAACACTTAGGATTCCGGACAAAATAACACCTCCAATATTTCTGTTGGGCTTATGCCTATATCTTATCTGTATGTGGGAGGGGCTTGGTCTGTGTCTGTCCATAAAAAGAAACGTGCCTCCAAAGTGGAAACACGTTTTTAAAAATGGGTATTAATAATTTTCCTGTTTTTGCATGTCATCTTCGTAAGCATCACTGCGATTTGGTGCAATAGGCTTAACACCGCTTCGATGTGCCGCCCTTGAAATCATATGTCCTGAAACAGGTGCTGTGAGCAATATGAATATAATGGCCAGAAGCAATTTGCCACTGACAATGTCATGTTCAGCATAAAGAAATATAAACGTACCGATTAACATGGCGGAGATCCCAAGTGTTGAAGCTTTTGTTGCGGCATGCAACCTCGTGTACAGATCCGGAAATCTTACAATACCCAGCGAGCTTGATAATACGAAAAAGGTACCGATTAAGAGAAACAGTGCCACACTCACGTTCAATAAAATTTCAGTTCCGGTCTCGATCAATGATGACACCTGCCTCTAAGTATTTTGCAACGGCTAATGTACCCAGGAAGGACAAAATCCCTATGAGCAGCACGACATCGTTCAGTTTGGAGGAGATCAGAACGATTGAAACAAGTGCTGCTACTCCCATCAGATTAATACCGATCGCATCAAGCGCCACAGCTCGATCAGGATTAGTCGGTCCTTTAATAATCCTATACAGCAGCAACACGAGAGAAAGTGAGATGCCTATTATGCTCAATAAAACTGCAATATCCAGAAAACGAGCAGATAGTGATAATAAATCGTTCATCGTGTCACCTCCATGATGGCTTTTTCAAACGTATCTTTAATAGACTGAATGGATTCATCCATATCATCTATATCCATGGCGTGAATATAGATATGTGAGTTATCATCAGACACGGCTACTGAGAGCGTTCCGGGTGTCAGCGTTATTAAGTTGGCCAATAATGTAATCTCCCAATTACTTGTTAAATCAAGCGGCAATTTAAATATGCCAGGTTCAAACTCAGGATTTCGTTTATATACAAGCTTAACAATCTCTATGTTCGACAACAGCAGTTCTTTTACGAACAGGAGAAGGAGTTTAATGACCTTACCGACACGCCGCATATAAAATGAATCTGGGATAAAACGATTGAGCAATAGCAATAGTAGGATGCCCCATAGATACCCTGACACAAAACTGGCAAAGGTATAGGATTCCTTTAAAAACATCCACATGCAAGCGATGATGAGGTTAATGACAATTTGAAAAGCCATAATGTCTACTCCTTTAATACTGAATCAATGTAAAGATCTGGATTCAGCAAATACGTTGAAATGGATTCAATGGACGGATATACATACTCTGCACCTACACCGAGAAAAACTGAAAAGGCGAGTAAAAAGGTGATCGGAACCACAAATCCGGCGGTGGATTTCTTTTCGCCTTCTAACGGTTTCTTCTCACCCCAGAAGCCATTGATAAATATTTTAATGATGGAATAGAGAATCAACAAACTTGTGATTAAAGCAATGATTACAATGATAATCTCATCTTTTGCAACCGCACCTTCAAGGAGCAGCAGTTTCCCGATAAAACCACTGAATGGTGGAATTCCTGCAAGCACGAACGCAGATAGGAAGAGCAGCCATCCTAGTACAGGGTAATGATGCAGCAAACCGCCCATCTTCTTAAGATCAGAGGTACCAGCAACATATGCGACCGCACCTGCAATTAGAAACAGCGCGGTTTTAATAATCATATCATGAACGAGGTAGTAGACGGACCCACTCATAGACGAGTCGTTAAAAACGCCGATTCCCATCATGATAAAACCTATGGCCGGGATAATGTTATAGGCTATGATCAATTTGATGTTATTGGTTGATAATGCTCCAATAACCCCAAAAATCATGGACAAAGCAGCAATCCAAATGAAAAGTTCATGTGTTAACTCGAGTTTGTGGATGAATATAAGCGAAAAAACCCTTAAGATTGAATAGATCCCGACTTTGGTAAGCAACGCCCCAAACAGAGCAGAAACAACAGGATTTGGAACAATATATGATTTTGGAAGCCAGTAATAAAGCGGGAATAACGCCGCCTTTGTGGCAAACACAAACAAAAGCAAAATCGCAATTGTGGTCAGGGCTCCACTCTGTTCCACTTCGCCAACACGCTCTGCAATCTGTGCCATATTAACTGTTCCGACAATCCCGTACAGAAATGCAATGGCTGTTACAAATAGAATTGAAGAGAACAAGTTAATTAATACATATTTTATGGACTCCCTCAATTGGACTTTATCGCCACCAAGTACAATTAAAGCATAGGAAGCCATCAGCAGCACTTCAAAAAATACGAACAAGTTAAATAGATCACCTGTCAGAAATGCACCACTCACACCTGAGATTAAAAAGAAATAAAACGCGTAAAAGAAATGCTTTTCCTTTTTAACCGTCAGTGCATAAGGGGCATAAAAAACACAGGCCAGCGCCACGATGTTAGTGGTGAGCACAAGGATGGCTGACAGTGGGTCTGCAACAATGACAATGCCATATGGTGCCACCCACCCTCCAGTCTCAAGAACAACTGATCCATCAGTAAATACAACCCATGCAAGGTAGGCTGCAACACTAGCGTTAACTAAAGTAAATGCGGCAGCTAGAGTCCGGGAAAGCATGACCTTCTTGCTGAAGAATGCCACAATAATACCCGAGAGTAATGGTAGAATAATTGGTAGTACGGCTAGGTTACTCATTTGTTTTTCCCCTTAATTCTTCCATGTTATCTGTTTCATTTTCTGTTGCGGTACGATAAGCAAGTACGAGCAGGAGGCTGGTAATCCCGAAGCTGATGACAATGGAAGTCAATATGAGCGCTTGAGGCAGCGGATCTGTATATTTAGAGATACCATCCTGCAGAATAGGCGGCTGCCCACGTTTAAGCTTTCCCATTGTTAAAATAAGCAAATGGGCACCGTGGGACAGAAGAACTGTTCCGATGACGATTCTGAGCAACTGTTTTTGCAGCAAGTTGTATACTGCGGTTGCAACAAGAATACCTGCTAAAATCGA contains:
- the mltG gene encoding endolytic transglycosylase MltG, which produces MMSKQKDDWKKAYKEKMKTRSEEASVVRKIVSIVIISLTLIFVIGAFTGYLYIKSALEPVDPDTEENIDVNIPLGSSTSSIAKILEEHNIIKDARVFRFYTKFKNKSDFQAGDYVFSASMTIDEIIDSLQEGIILAPPIYKVTIPEGKTVEEIAQIYSEKLPFTKEAFVDKANDNKYVKQLIKQYPGILSDTVLDEQIKSPLEGYLFAATYSFYEENPTVDSTIQKMLEKTRSVAGQYFDDMTKNEFSVHEALTLASIVEKESKNEEQRKMISGIFHNRLEKGMPLQTDPTVLYALGEHKAKVNYKDLEKESPYNTYQIETLPIGPISNFSKSSLEAALKPEESDYEYFLHDQEGNIHYAEELEEHNKNKSKYID
- a CDS encoding O-methyltransferase yields the protein MSEELKQYLCQFRSTDPKWMQDLQEQAKNQRVPIMEKDSLTFMLHLLRIHKPKRILEIGTAIGYSALCMADTCPQAEIVTIEKDSQRYKEAVLNIQKLSMSDKIEIVYGDAREVLPGLSDTAPFDFVFIDAAKGQYQNYFGQAVRLLTQTGVIVSDNVLFRGFVYGKVDIPTRYQSMVTKIRHYNEWLMQHPDFHTTIVPLGDGLAISSKKK
- the udk gene encoding uridine kinase translates to MTNKPVVIGVAGGSGSGKTSVTKSICRRFSDTTILVIEQDYYYKDQSHLPYEERLQTNYDHPLAFDNDLLIDHMFKLLNHDPIEKPVYDYKRHTRSEDVIHVEPKEVIILEGILILEDPRLLDLMDIKVYVDTDPDIRIIRRLMRDIKERGRTLDSVIDQYVNNVRPSHLQFVEPTKRYADIIIPEGGQNHVAIDIMATKIQHILSAK
- the greA gene encoding transcription elongation factor GreA, which translates into the protein MAAEKSYYMTKEGKEKLEQELHYMKTDKRQEVVERIKVARDFGDLSENSEYDSAKEEQAFVESRIAQLENMIRHAVIIENDEANSDVVALGKTVTFQELPDGDEETYTIVGSAEADPFEGKISNDSPMAKSLLGHEIGSEVTAVTPGGDIHVKIIKVD
- a CDS encoding YrrS family protein, whose product is MSDFNEQSRINRHEKRRKNTKLISILLIAGTILVIVLIGFALFGDGGAEENDSPDNDKQATENNTQDKNAEADEHTNQSNDTSQNDEEQSEDGSNQQNDQENSETNDDHEKAEQLESDDDNVIEAFTRHWEPIGTEQSGPHTVTYSDGSQDRIEMEKAMRLAANVDEEDVLYLWLENNGDQKVRATFSNREQNQHYRVYLTWVDQEGWKPTRVEILKENDQKYRFQN
- a CDS encoding 5'-methylthioadenosine/adenosylhomocysteine nucleosidase produces the protein MTIGIIGAMDEEIALIKQEMTQLKETVVANTLFVEGMLKGKRVVLLKSGIGKVNAAMATTIMHEQYRPACVINTGSAGGVASNLEVGDIVISTSVIHHDVDATAFNYVYGQVPQMPFKFHTDNELAALTRAAANSFNIRTGEGVIATGDSFISDPVRVREIQNRHSDVLAVEMEAAAIAQVCYQYDVPFIVIRALSDIAGKESPVSFDTFLETAAQNASALIFETVPHIE
- the sigK gene encoding RNA polymerase sporulation sigma factor SigK — protein: MSGILSVLAMIIKETMFFVSYVKNHVFPQPLPPEEEADCIKKMQAGDHDARNKLIEHNLRLVAHIVKKFDNTGEDTEDLISIGTIGLIKGVESYSPDKGTKLATYAARCIENEILMHLRALRKVKKDISLHDPIGEDKEGNEISLIDILEAENQDIIEYIQLNMEIEKMQEYLSILDQREREVIIYRYGLNGQKEMTQKEIAAKLDISRSYVSRIEKRALMKVFHEYYRDERQKRE
- the mnhG gene encoding monovalent cation/H(+) antiporter subunit G, translated to MIETGTEILLNVSVALFLLIGTFFVLSSSLGIVRFPDLYTRLHAATKASTLGISAMLIGTFIFLYAEHDIVSGKLLLAIIFILLTAPVSGHMISRAAHRSGVKPIAPNRSDAYEDDMQKQENY
- a CDS encoding Na(+)/H(+) antiporter subunit F1 gives rise to the protein MNDLLSLSARFLDIAVLLSIIGISLSLVLLLYRIIKGPTNPDRAVALDAIGINLMGVAALVSIVLISSKLNDVVLLIGILSFLGTLAVAKYLEAGVIIDRDRN
- a CDS encoding Na+/H+ antiporter subunit E, whose amino-acid sequence is MAFQIVINLIIACMWMFLKESYTFASFVSGYLWGILLLLLLNRFIPDSFYMRRVGKVIKLLLLFVKELLLSNIEIVKLVYKRNPEFEPGIFKLPLDLTSNWEITLLANLITLTPGTLSVAVSDDNSHIYIHAMDIDDMDESIQSIKDTFEKAIMEVTR
- a CDS encoding Na+/H+ antiporter subunit D, producing the protein MSNLAVLPIILPLLSGIIVAFFSKKVMLSRTLAAAFTLVNASVAAYLAWVVFTDGSVVLETGGWVAPYGIVIVADPLSAILVLTTNIVALACVFYAPYALTVKKEKHFFYAFYFFLISGVSGAFLTGDLFNLFVFFEVLLMASYALIVLGGDKVQLRESIKYVLINLFSSILFVTAIAFLYGIVGTVNMAQIAERVGEVEQSGALTTIAILLLFVFATKAALFPLYYWLPKSYIVPNPVVSALFGALLTKVGIYSILRVFSLIFIHKLELTHELFIWIAALSMIFGVIGALSTNNIKLIIAYNIIPAIGFIMMGIGVFNDSSMSGSVYYLVHDMIIKTALFLIAGAVAYVAGTSDLKKMGGLLHHYPVLGWLLFLSAFVLAGIPPFSGFIGKLLLLEGAVAKDEIIIVIIALITSLLILYSIIKIFINGFWGEKKPLEGEKKSTAGFVVPITFLLAFSVFLGVGAEYVYPSIESISTYLLNPDLYIDSVLKE
- a CDS encoding Na(+)/H(+) antiporter subunit C, with protein sequence MEIIISILAGILVATAVYNLLQKQLLRIVIGTVLLSHGAHLLILTMGKLKRGQPPILQDGISKYTDPLPQALILTSIVISFGITSLLLVLAYRTATENETDNMEELRGKTNE